In Lycium ferocissimum isolate CSIRO_LF1 chromosome 3, AGI_CSIRO_Lferr_CH_V1, whole genome shotgun sequence, the genomic window CATTTCCAGATTTAGTAATCGATGAAGTTGGGTGAAGGGCAGTCTGATCTGAACTACTGTAATCAGACATGTAAGGAAAGCTACTATTGAAGTAATCAGTCTCAGGTTCATGAGCTTCATTTTTCTGCTGACTACCCGATGATATCAGATTGACGATAGGTTCAGTGGCCTCAGTAGAATATTTTTTCTCTGCAGAAAGGCCATCTATTTTATGCAAGGCATCACCTTTTTCTATATAAGTACCTTTCCTCTTTCCTTCCAATTGATTCTGGTGCTTTCCATTGTTCGTATTTATATTGATCTGTGGAGAACCAGGCAAGCAAAATTAAAAAAGCGGGGAAATCATGGTAGACCATCTTTATGAAGTAGCAATTAAGATGAATGCATTCTTTTGGCAAGATGATTCAACCCAACATCTTGGACAATTAGAAAGTCCATATATCACAAATTAAGTGATGAATAATCATAAGTTACCAATACAAGTTACCACACCCTAGGAAGAATTTAAAATAGTACTGGTAAACTACTTTGAGGATGAGTTAAGCCCATGGTTATCAGTTGAATAAGCACACATGCTCGCGTACATAtatgaacacacacacacatatgcacacacagagagagagagagaaattcaCATAATGTGGAACTACCATCATTTTATAGTTAACCATTACACTACTGATGATGCTCAGGGGCGGGTCCACAGTACTATGTGGGGATTCCCGGGAACCCATAACCTTTGCTCGGATCTTATATTCACACTGTAAAACCCGgtgaaaatataaaaattttgaGCTGGGAACCAGTACAAAAACTTGATGTTGGTTCCCCGGTGAGAAAGTAAGCAGCGAAATCTTGGTTACCTCATTGACCAGGGATCGATTCCCTTTGTTTACATTTTATAATATACTTTTTTGTACTTTTTCCTTCTAAAAACCCCATAGTAAGTCAAACTAAAAAGAGTTCTCTGTAATACAATTTCTCCTTCATTCTTTtgcctcatttttcttctttttgttttctttttatattgtaatataatttctcaaaaaaattggttattattattattagtttgAGATTGTTGGGAAACCATAAGTTTCAAATTCTGGATCAGCCTTTGATGATGGTCGGTTGACTGTTTAGTGAAATCTCAACTTGTACTTGATCATTAAATTTTACTTTCTTCAAAGACACCACCTTAGAAGTAACCCGACGCAGACCACAAAGTAAGAGAAGAATTTGAAGTACAACAGGGCAGAATAGTATTTACTTTCTTTTGAGGCGCTAAATTAGACTCTGAATTACTTGATCCATTCACAAAAGGTAGATGGCTCAGAATGGCCGATTCATCTTTCTGTGAGGGCCACATGTTATCGCTCGCTGATTGATTTTTAGTGCCAGAATCACTAACTGAACTGcccgtttcctttgtttttgaAACTTCAAGTCTGCCAGAGATATTTTCCAGTGCATTGGATGCTGGGTTATGAAACTTAAAATCTGAAAATCCTTCTCCGAATCCTTTAATAGCATCTGATGATGAAAACCAACCAAGGTCATTCTCATTTCCATCTCCAAGTCCAAATGTTGAATCACAACTGCCGGAAAATAACACAATATCGAGTAATAGTTAAATAAAATTCATCCTTCAAACACAGAACAAAAATCAAAGAACAATGGTAAAGTTTGACCTCACTGAATATGAAGAAAGCAATTACCTGAACATCATGTCAACATCCTCAAAGTTCCCTATCTCAGACCAGCTATAACACAAGAGATCATTCGTGTCTTCCTCCACACAATTGTTGTCAAAAAAACTGAGATCATCATCTGCCAGAGAACTGGGACCAAGTGGAAAGCTACACGAGTTTTCTCCAACTGCAGCTTTCTTGTTACGCAGAGATGAGCCATTTTGGCAGAATTCACTGTCAATGGAGTCCATGTTTTTACGTTTGAAGCAATGATGCAATATCCCATTATTTTCATCTGCTAAACTTGAAACTGAGTTTTTGTCACAGGTATTAGGAAACACATAATCAGGTGCATCAACCCATGAGTCCACTTCAAACATTATGCTGCTTCTGCTATTTAACTGTAGATCGTATTCCCACAATACTTGATAATACTACCTCCTTGCAAGGTTATCACTCTTTGGAGGAATTCACTTACACATCCACAACTAGGATATTGCCCTATACGATTATCAATATCGTAGCTTCTAGCTGTAATAACAGAATTTTAGCTGTAGTAACTGCAGAAAATACTTCCAAAATGAGTTCATCAAGGCTAAAATTCAATAAAGTTACATTTTCAACAAGGACTCTAAACCAATTTGGCTAAGACAATATGCTGTAGGGAAAGAAGATGAAGGAATTAAAACGAATCAACAAAATAAAGCCAATACGCTGTACATATAAATTGAATTAAAGCAATATATCTCAAATCGACTGGATCTGTCACTGCTCAcgaatcaataaaataaaaagtagtaAATCAAGTTCAACTAATCAGTTCAAAACGATAATCTTCAAATGAATCGCTACTTTTAAGCAAAAAATCAGCTCACAAGCTGAAAACTACAAGTAAAACGATGAAACACAACAAAATTAACAGTTTAACTCACCTTTAAATCAATACTGTAATTCCAGAAACTTATCAGTAAACCCCTAAATCCTAATTTGATTCAGATCTTAGAGTTCTCTATACATAGCGAGCAGCTTTTGCTTGCTTTGAGATTTACTCGGATATATTTAATGTTATTTTAAATACTACGTGGACCGCCACGTGGCAGTGAGATCAAATTTGTGGCGTTAAAGCATCTAGGGGGTTTATAGGGGTATCAAAATTCGTGGACAAGAGGAGAGGGTTGAAAATTGATCTGTTTTTGTTACTTCATTGGTCCACGTGAGAATAAACTGAGACCTGTCAGCTGCCTGGAATATGGAACAGTTGAAACACGTCCCCCTGCCGTGGTTTTTACTTTTGTAACATACTTAACTTTAactctctccgtctcaatttatgtgatattttttgcatttttttaagttaatttgactaaattttaaagctaaattgtacttttaatattttaagattaatatatatatacacatttgaaaactatataaaaagtacTATTTTATGTTAcatcttttctcatatcaattttgTAAAAACATAACTTCTTAAAATATTAGTCAAAGtttataaaatttgaatttcgAGAAGCGAAAAGTATCACGTAAGTTGAAGTGGACGGAGTATAGTTTAACAATGATAACTTAGTATTATAGCTTACGTAGTCTCTAAAAATATGAGTTTTATTCAAAGTTAAATAGTAAAAGTAGGAATTTTATCTTGAAATTTTGATGTGTTACAAAGTTGGAAAGCGTAAAAACTCGACTACAACGAAATGCCTTTGAAACctttttgacaaaaaatatttataaagttgTAAGATTAATAACTTTTGAAATGGTATACaaagaaaattttcagaaaCCCCATTCAAAAATGTGCTGGGCCCGAACCAATCCTTtacgggcaattcgcagaattgcccttcttttggggtggtctttaaattttctttttcatatttgcggtctttaaattttcttttatttgtggtCTTTCGGCTTTGCCCTTAGCTTGGATACGaagttttgggttcgaacccccgctcaagataaaataaagaaataatttcgcgAGCGGGGGTGGAGGAGTGTACGCTCTCCGCATAACTTataaggaaaactaaagttatgcggaggggggcataacttttcctcaagacatagtttagttatgccttatggagcaaAACTTTTCCATGGGCTTAACTATGCATGGGGCGgatttttaattaaggcataaccaaaagtatgccttaactaaaagtgtgccttgaaaagtttaaaaaaaaaaaaatgtctcgaGGCAAAGTcgccctccgcataacttccttatgaaaaactaaagttatgccggagagggcataacttttcctcaaggcataatttagttttgccttatggggcaaaacttttccttaaggaattatgccttatggggcaaatttttaattaaggtataacaaaagtatgccttaactaaaagtgtgccttgaaaagtttaaaaaaaaaaaaatgtctcgaGGCAAAGTACTCCAAAAAAGCATAACTTccaggaaaaactaaagttatgccggaggggcataactttcctcggcataatttagttttgccttatggggcaaaatttttccttaaggaactgcgccttatggggcatacttttaattaaggcataactaaaagtatgccttaactaaaagtgtgccttgaaaagtttaaaaaaaaaaaaaaaaatgtctcaaggcaaagtcgcccctccgcataacttccttaaggaaaactaaagttatgccggagggcataacttttcctcgaggcataatttagttttgccttatggggcaaaatttttccttaaggaactatgtcttatggggcatacttttaattaaggcataaccaaaaagtatgccttaactaaaagtgtgccttgaaaagttaaaaaaaaaaaaaaaaaaaatgtctcgaGGCAAAGTACGCATAAGCATAACTTTGGTTTTTTTAAAGGATTGTATCTttgatccggcatacactcccccCAGCCCTGTCTtgcgaatttttatttttttattttatgcgagcgggggttcgaacccgtaaCCTCGTATCAACGAAGGGCAAAAACTTAAAAACACAATAtgaaaagaaatttaaagaccaccccaaaagaagggcaatccgtgcaaaaaaatgatccTTTACCAGTGTTTCTTTGCAAATGGGTTGGACGGCCCAAAACTGATTTTTCAGACACAAAGTTGAATGGTTGGGAGTTGCTTCAAATGTTTTTAACGTTCAAGataatttgaaaattagtttaaGGTCCGtttactttctttttaaaagggTAAATAATGCATTTTGGGTTGTTCTTTAGCAAACTCAAGGCCCCAAATAACAATTTTGAACGAGGGACAATAATCTGTTTGACTCAGTGGGATTTACACCTTTTAGCACTTAATAAAGAAATTCATGGATTAGAAATTGAGTTAACTTGTCTAATTCAAAGTCTAAGATTCTCTGAAGTCTGAATATACTTCGACGTTAACTGttttttaatacaaaaatgACCGAAATGTTCACAAATTGGATTAATAAAGTAATTAAGAATTATATAACTAATACTCCCTcggtctcaatttatgtggcatactttcctttttagtctatcaAAAAAGAATGTTAACTTTCTATATTgaaaaacaatttaactttatgtgATGATTTACAGTaatacaaatatctaaggcttgttttggaccacaaattTAACAAATCTTTCTTTCTGTCTTAATCTTCGTGGCAAGtcaaatgatttacagccacacaattatctaaggcttgttttggaccacaaattTAACAAGTCTTTCTTTCTGTCTTAATCTTCGTGTCAAGtcggacggagggagtatcataATAAACCCCCTTTAAACtccttttttttacaaataaaattctttttccATAAAAATGTTTAAACCCATCAATAATCACATTCGCAGATTTTCCGAAGTGCCTAGCAACTACCTTCCTCGGGAGATCACTTGAACCGTTACCCTTTCTCTGGTTTCTAAAAGATTTTAAATCctaatttccaaaataattagGTGACAACTCTGTTTCTACACAAATAATCATGTTATGGGACACTTTTAACAAATGGATCATAACATTCTATATCTTGCATAAGGTAATGAACAATCTAAAAagtcattaataataataaataaccCAATTTTACTCTCTCGTCCTCTTCTATATTTTGCATGCCCTGCAGCCGCTGGTCAACGAAATTCGACGACATCAGACATCAGATCTCGCCGGAGCCTGTGAATTTTTGTTGTGTTCCCGTGATTAGTGCATCTCTTGTGTGTTGTCACACAAACAAGGAATCTTTGATGAGATAATTGCTTTCATGTTTCCCACTAATCACATTCATATGAAACAATAATTATTCAGTGATGATAATGCTCAAATTGTCAGTTATTTTCTATTTGATTCACTGAATTTAGGACTCTCCAGGGAGAAATAAGCCCAATTAAATAAGGTCGGGATCTGACGATTCTTGCGGAAAAAGAAGGAATCCCGTGAACTCCATTAATTCCGGCCACTCCACTGTTGCTTCTGATTTTGTTTAACTTAGCACATCATATGATTCTTGTTCTAGCTTCTGCTGCATGTAGAAACTCAAGTCAATTAGAGACTAGATTTCCTATTGATTATCCGAGTTCTGGCTCTTTAGTCGGAGAAtggttaaaacttaaaagaacaATCATGGTGTTCTTTCCACCTTGTTCGTGAATGTCTAGGAGTtgacaaaatcatcatcaattttATTTGCTCAACTTTGTCTGTAAAGGTGAGGAAGAAGGGTAAACATGATAAGTTataatgataattaattaggtgtaattaaatGTGAAGTACCATATTAAAAATTGAGACATGTATAAGTTAATTAGATTTAAAGTATTTAGCTGCCTCTCACATGCCTCCAAGAGGGTGTGCACACTCTCTGTGCCACCTCAGCACCTAAGGGTGAGTATATTCCATTTTAAAAAGGTTCAaaggggtaataggacccctgGAAAGGTAtggtgtgtagttgggattttggtcaaatgTTAGGGGCTCATTTGGTCATTTTCTTATAAAgcattctggaaaaaaaaaaggacaataactacaacaaaataatacgataatcgaagtacaagcaACAACAGATAGTAACAAATATCGAACAATAAGAAACTGCAAGAGTAATACTATAAATACTAGCATTGAAGGATAagctactgtcacgacccaatttacaAAGCCGTGAAGCCACTAACTCTCCCGAGTCAGTAAGCCATCCACAACCCAACTCCCAACGAATAATGTAAGAAATAGTGCAGAATAAATATACAAGTCAATTTTTAAGTCTTTAAATCATAAAATTGCGAAATCATAAGTACAACCATCTCAAAATCcggtgtcactagtacaagaactgCTAAGTATgaatacaagtctgaatagtacTACAAATACTAGTATTGAAGGATAAGCTAGACAATGCTAAACTGCCTACTAGCCTTCTGCCCTAATTTGTGTCCTCCATACCTCGGTAAATTAAAGTTACGTCATGTCTTTGTACAATCACCTCTTGCCAATACTTCTTCCCCATAGTCAACCTCTCATACGTCCGTACTGGGGCATTCGCGCATCATTTACACATGACTGAATGACCTCAGTCTTGCTTCTCGCATCTTGTTCTccaccttgtcccgaatatcTTTAATTCTAGTCCTATCTCTCCTATTATGCCCACGCATCCATTTCAGCATTCTTatttccgcaactttcatcttctgaacgtaAAAGTTCTTGACTGACCAACACACCGCCCTGCAACATAGATGGTCTTACCACCACTCTATAGAAATTGCTTTTAAGTTTTGGTGacactttcttatcacacaagacTCCCGATGCAAGCCTTCATTTTCTTCCGTCCTGCACTAATACGATGTGTGAAATTATCGTCAATCTCCTTATCACCTTGGATAATAGACGCAacatacttgaaacttcctctcTTTTGGATGGCCTAGGTATCAAGTTTCACTTCCATGCCAGCCTCAAGCGTATCGTCACTGAGCTTGCAATCCAAGTATtttgtcttggtcctactcaacctGAACCTTTTAGAATCTAAGGTTTATCTCCAAACCTCTAGCTTAGCGTTGACTTCTCCATGATTCTTGTCTATCAGAACTGTGTCATATGCAAATAACATACACTATAAAACCTTAATTTGAATTTGTTGCGTCAATTCATCCGTCATCAAGGTAAACAAAAATGGGTAAAAAGTTGATCCCTGGTGCATCTCCATCATAATTTGAAAGGGCTCCGAGTCACCTCCTACTATCCTTACCCGTGTCTTGGCTCCATCATACGTGTCTTTAACCGCCCTAGTGTACGTCACAGGTACACCTCTATCCTTTATACATCTTCATAAAACCTCCTTCGAAATTTTATCATATGCCTTTTCTAGGCCGATGAACACCATGTGtaagtccctcttcctctccATATACTGCTTCACTAATATCCTTAAAAGATGAATGACTTCTGTAGTTAAACGTCTCGGCAACTAGCGATTGGTGATGGTAGATCTGGTGGTCTACCTGTACGAAATCAAAGGAAGAGAGAAGGAGAGAGAAAAGGGAGTGCGGGCTGTGGCATTTTTTGTTGGTGGTAGTTGTTTTGTGTTCACCGGAGCTTTCAATCTTCAGCCAGATCTGGTGAGTTATCTTAGAGATGAAGTAGCAGTAGAGAAAGAGGGAAATGAGAGCGGTGGTAGTGCGTGGTCACTACGATGAGCTTCGCCGAATTTCGTGTTTGCTTGGACGGGAGAAGAGGACAAAGGAGAAGCAAAAAAAGCGGGTTAGCTGTTCGTTGGTGCTTTAGAGATGAAGCAGTGGTGATTTGGAATCGTGGTTCGTTGTTTGACCGGAGCTCCGGAGTTGGTTGGTCGGAGAAGAAACAGAGAAGAGCTAAGAGCTCTCAACACAAGGCTAAAAGTCGTGAGAGAGGAGGGTTAGGGTAGAGAAGGGATCTGAAATTTTATATGTGTAAAATGAACCCCTCCCTCTTTCAATAATACAAAATGACCCCTTGTTTTGTCGAAAAAAATAAAGTGTCACACCCTCTTGTCCTAGGGGTGGCAAAACTAGCCCAAACCCATTTGATCCGCCCAAGCTTTAATGGGTTTGGGCTAAAGTGATTTTGaagatgggctgatttgggctaGCCCAAGTTGACCCATCACAAATCATCAACCCAAATTGGCCCATCATATGAGCCTAAACTGACTAATCAATTGCCCTCCATTCATAAGAATAAAAGCTACAAAACAGGAGTAGCTTCTTTTTctaatattatttaaatttatttttgtaattatttttttaaaaaattggaaaaaaatatttttattttatttttattcattttttaaatttttttaaattttttatttccttatttaaaaaaatttactagtaatttttatgcttatttgtttttgtttaacctATTTTCGACCTACCCATATCTGACATCCGCTTGCCACTCTTAGTTATGTACAAGAcaatcataaaaatatataaataagacaAAGGGGTAAAAGAGAGGAATCTGACAAAATCACTATTCATTACGTCAATGAACATTTAAttttctaggattagagtatTAATTGTACATAAGCATTCTGGGTTTTCAAGACATAGACTCATGGGATGTCAAACATGAGTATACACTGACAACGTATTGAGTTCATGCTATTCGAAATAACATACATGAACGAACTACGAAACTATATCGTTTAAAGAGAAATTCTGAAGATTTTCATTAGACTATAGCATAACTCTATATCTAAAGCAACTCATAGTAATCGTGaaagaacgtggcgtggggaagatcAATAACACTCCCACACGTAGAGAGTTAGCGTTACATACCTCGATTTCATCCTTTAAGTGTACTACGATGTTCAATCACCTCTTTCGATTGTAATCTATAACAATATACCTCAAAGGGAATCAATATTAGCGAGAACATTCATGGTTTGGTCATCtaaacattttatcaaacacctagtgggcatgaagctccacaaccttcgTCAATGGTGTTTCTTCATCCAACAACCTATCTTCTTGCCATTAGATGATACTACACCCTCATATAGATATAAATACCATCACccatgagatcaacaacaacccttAACCAACATTCTAATAATATAACCATTCATGATTTTCTATCATATTCACCAACTAATTCAAGAACTTACAGTCTTTAAATACCAAATAAATAACTATATTTGAGTGTAGGAGGAAGATCTTACCTTTTGATTGTAACAATTTGTTCGGTCGTTATTGCGTTTTTGACCATTTTTCCCCCCATTGACACGTCCCCGAGCCTtattagtactattttgacccgaggggacatGTGGCATGGTTGCCTAGGCTTTAGTTTGGGCTTTGATGtagtttttggaaaatttggcttTTAAGTGAAAACCGTTTGACTCACAGTTGAcgtttgggtaaacggaccttttttggaaattcgtcaattccaagaggtccggatgatcatTTGTGACTGATTGGTGGGCCCGGTtaggttcccaatgcattccgGTGTGTTTTGGGCTAGTGTTGGAAAGTTAATTTTAGGCCGTTGGGGAGTTAACTTAGAaaatgagacctccgttggaaattctgagcTTACAAGTGCGTTCGTAACacctttttatgtatatttgcatatttggtttgtgtccggaAGTTTCTGGGGTGGTTCCGGGTGtcgatttcaagtttggaagTTCTGGTGTTTGGTGAGCGCTATAGCGGTGGGGTGAGCGCTATAGCGGTGGTGCTATAGAGGTTgggtgaccgctatagcagtgGGCGCTATAGCTATAGGGTGACCGCTCTAGTGGCTGCGCTATAGTGGCCTGTTGACCGCAAAAGTGGCCGACGGGCAGTTTTCTAATTTAAATGCCTTTGGAAACCCTTATTTCCTCCCATTCcttatattatattttcttagCATCTTGGAGGCGATTTGAGGAGGGTTTGGTCAGATTTCTCTTAAGGGTAAGTTCTCTAATCTCAATCCCTTCCATTATCTTTCCTAAGGAAGAATCCATGCTAGTAACCCCATAGAATTTGGAGAATAAGAGAGGGTTTGGGGTATCTTTCTAGAATAAGTTATTAATCataaaaccttgatttgttggtggattaaGCTTGATTAAGCAAGGAATTGTTGAGTAGTAACTACATAAACATGATTCCTTCATTATTAGTGGCAAGTTGTGAGatttaaagttagggtttatacccaaaattgggggtttcatCTAGAATACGAATTTGAGTATTTCATGAGTTAATATAGCTtctaattgatgggaattgatcacctagagtatgaatttcatgtttacGCCTAGAATCCCCAATTTctcctttctagttcataaaccccactACATGGGTTAGGATTTGGgacttgaatagaagtaagatTTGAATGATGATTCTTCTTAATTCTAATTCTAAATTCGGATATAGCCAGACTTTCATTACCTTGAGGCGCAATGAAAGGTCAAGGCGCACGATTGACACTTCGAATTTGCTATTccgccttccaggtaggttatggcttaccttctGGTTAGAAttcggttagcgaagcatatgtataGTTAGTTTGAGTTGGAGAAAAACATGTAAACCTtagagtatgaagttgggttggatattgacttaggttgggccttgttgtataatttgggggctagccacctcgttgtgttgttgacttgcCTTGATCTATTTACTTACTGGCTTActgccacgttgagacattgggtatttgtgactagtgatatatcatgactatgattttgCGGTGCTATACTTGATTGAGACTAgggatgagaattgtgattccattgtggcttattatgtagccttattattgacaTTACTTGTGTGCCCTCTGTGGTACTGCTTGGgattggattggttgttgatattacattgcatcgtattcatactcatttccatgatacattgatattgcatggttatgatactgatgatgataagtgagcgagtgtagcctccgaggtctttgtcaGAGAGCgtgaaagagagatgagagtccgtGATCTAAGGTCATTTACCGGAGCAGAATGAGTGTTGATAAAAGATCTTGCTGTTGTCATCTGCATACTTGAATCATACATTGAACACtcatcttgcatatatatatatatatatatttgaccgGGGGAGACAATGTGGCCTGTGTTGTTTTTGAAATACTTGGGAGGTTTTATACTAATTGCGCGACCATTCTATGCTGTGTGATACGGGATGGTCGGCAGGAGTGAAGGGTGGAAAGGTCGTCTCTAGGCTATGTGTTGCGGAGCGACATAGTACATGGACTTTACGGGTCCCCATAGGTCATGACCATTGAGACACGAGGTTTCGCTCGAGGCACGTGTGTACAGGGTGTTGATATATGGCCTTGCATTCATATCAtccatatcattgcattgcattacactTGTTATCATCATTGTGATTggattgttattgtgttgtggaACTGGGGTTAGtatttgttgtttgtactgacctgtagttgctgcattcttttacgAATGCAGAGTACCTGGATAAATCTACTCctacccctcgtggctgatattTGAGGATTGCTGATTCGAATCTCtttagggtgagcatgaggacggtCGCTGCTcgaagagtttttctattattatgtCTTGTTTTCTGTTCtaagacatgattttgagactatttccagacttgtagtatttagttagatgctcttctatgaccagaccagatactggggtggaaaTCTTTTACTTCCGcgcttatttatatta contains:
- the LOC132050071 gene encoding protein LNK1, which gives rise to MDSIDSEFCQNGSSLRNKKAAVGENSCSFPLGPSSLADDDLSFFDNNCVEEDTNDLLCYSWSEIGNFEDVDMMFSCDSTFGLGDGNENDLGWFSSSDAIKGFGEGFSDFKFHNPASNALENISGRLEVSKTKETGSSVSDSGTKNQSASDNMWPSQKDESAILSHLPFVNGSSNSESNLAPQKKININTNNGKHQNQLEGKRKGTYIEKGDALHKIDGLSAEKKYSTEATEPIVNLISSGSQQKNEAHEPETDYFNSSFPYMSDYSSSDQTALHPTSSITKSGNDGFMSLSPKDISASNHLHSMQHFPDPSFQMDTTSEKKAQKLLHHFGNNSDLEGISMRLPAELDSSIVLESTSISSRLDEVAEEAAGFHQLQCVTERLDIRTKLCIRDSLYRLARSAELRHRDASNDSGDDRDRSQALISERTNKWETRDLPCYHGMFNRHTFDKVKGYMDMERDTNPIDRSIAHLLFLRSSGSYVTPDCDSLA